Proteins encoded within one genomic window of Phoenix dactylifera cultivar Barhee BC4 unplaced genomic scaffold, palm_55x_up_171113_PBpolish2nd_filt_p 000555F, whole genome shotgun sequence:
- the LOC103717449 gene encoding UBP1-associated protein 2A-like translates to MAKKRKLENKAEPAKDPAPESTTQEPKDEEPISQEVPIKEEEEEPISQEVPISQEVPIKEEEEESPVDDEQMPQIPESSSSPNPNPPSSAAAGNGVAGDDDELENDPASIQKLLEPFPKDQIIEILRDAAMKHPDVLEEVHRIADIDPAHRKIFVHGLGWDTKAETLIAAFRQYGEIEDCNAVIDKATGKSKGYGFILFKHRSGAWRALKQPQKKIGNRMTACQLASTGPVPPPAPPVSEYTQRKIFVSNVGADLDPHKLLQFFSKFGEIEEGPLGLDKVTGRPKGFCLFVYRTVESARKALEEPHKNFEGHILHCQKAIDGPKPNKSGFHLQGSGGLHHGAGAVGAHGSHFTRSDNTGFMGGVGSQVPGVGSSGHLVAPSAAGLGFNQAAQPAAAAAAAGLNPALGQALTAFLASQGAGLGLTNLLGTLGSAGVGAPAVNQVVPSGIVNSGGQGMQGTYGNQVPTVGGNVNPGVMGGYGAQATMQGGYGNAHMGQGGAGRIQQGLGHMGGITPYKGH, encoded by the coding sequence ATGGCCAAGAAGCGAAAGCTCGAGAACAAGGCCGAGCCAGCCAAGGACCCTGCCCCCGAATCCACCACCCAAGAACCCAAAGACGAAGAACCCATCAGCCAAGAGGTACCCatcaaagaagaggaagaagaacccaTCAGCCAAGAAGTACCCATCAGCCAAGAAGTACCCatcaaagaagaggaagaagaatccccCGTCGACGATGAGCAGATGCCCCAGATCCCCgaatcctcctcctcccccaacCCTAACCCACCTTCCTCTGCCGCCGCCGGCAACGGCGTCGCCGGCGACGACGACGAGTTGGAGAACGACCCGGCCTCCATCCAGAAGCTCCTTGAACCCTTCCCCAAGGACCAGATTATCGAGATCCTCCGCGACGCCGCGATGAAACACCCTGATGTTCTTGAGGAGGTCCACCGGATCGCGGATATCGATCCGGCCCACCGCAAGATCTTCGTCCACGGCCTCGGGTGGGACACCAAGGCCGAGACCCTTATCGCCGCCTTCCGCCAGTACGGCGAGATCGAGGACTGTAACGCCGTCATCGACAAGGCCACCGGCAAGTCCAAGGGCTACGGATTCATCCTCTTCAAGCACCGGAGCGGGGCGTGGCGGGCCCTGAAGCAGCCTCAGAAGAAGATCGGCAACCGGATGACCGCCTGCCAGCTGGCCTCAACCGGCCCCGTCCCACCCCCGGCCCCGCCGGTGTCCGAGTATACGCAGCGCAAGATCTTCGTCAGCAATGTCGGGGCCGATCTCGATCCCCATAAGCTGCTGCAGTTCTTCTCAAAGTTCGGGGAGATCGAGGAGGGGCCTTTAGGGTTAGATAAGGTGACCGGGAGGCCGAAGGGATTCTGCCTCTTTGTATACAGGACGGTTGAGAGCGCAAGGAAGGCATTGGAGGAACCCCATAAAAACTTCGAAGGCCATATCTTGCACTGCCAGAAAGCAATTGATGGGCCAAAACCAAACAAGTCAGGGTTCCACCTCCAGGGCTCCGGTGGCTTGCATCATGGTGCCGGTGCAGTCGGAGCACACGGATCCCACTTCACGAGGAGCGATAATACTGGGTTCATGGGTGGGGTGGGGAGTCAAGTGCCTGGAGTAGGTTCTTCTGGGCATTTGGTAGCCCCTTCAGCCGCTGGATTGGGGTTCAACCAGGCAGCTCAACCGGCAGCTGCAGCGGCAGCAGCAGGGTTGAACCCAGCATTAGGGCAGGCTCTGACTgcattccttgccagccagGGGGCGGGACTGGGATTGACAAACCTTTTAGGCACCCTGGGTTCTGCTGGAGTGGGGGCACCGGCAGTGAACCAGGTGGTTCCCAGCGGAATCGTGAACAGTGGGGGGCAAGGGATGCAAGGCACTTATGGGAATCAGGTGCCGACTGTTGGTGGAAACGTGAACCCTGGAGTTATGGGAGGATACGGGGCACAGGCAACCATGCAGGGTGGATATGGGAATGCACACATGGGGCAGGGAGGAGCTGGACGGATCCAACAGGGCCTTGGGCACATGGGTGGTATAACACCTTACAAGGGTCATTAG